aaaattactagGATTTAGGCGTTAataagaatttaacggaatttacaaaaatactcgtGCCtgaatcttaaattttttttgtaattgcAAATCTTAACGGAATACCTGTTATTGAGatgtttgaaaaattaaatacccTAATGTAaaacgttttgaagttcagtatCTTTAAGTCAAATAAGTCGATAGTTCGACACCTTTTAAGTCAAATTCTTCCCGTCCCCAAAGAATAGCTCAATCAGCTAGTgatcacgcctcatgaaatgaaggtcactagttcgaatccggacatttcaaaaaaaaaaaaaaaaaaaaaaaaaaatcttcccaAAAATATTCGGTACAAATTTCAAACGTCCAAAACAACCGgatgaatttttgagatttataAAACCAAAACCAGCTAACGGTCGTCTTTAATGATGCCATCACAGCCGACAGATCTTCCTTCTCCTATATATAGACACCTAACCCCGCCCACCAAACACTTAACAGTTTCTCTGTCTCTCCAATACAATAAGCAAAAGCTTCCGCAGCTCGCCACCTTCTCTGCTCAAGCATCAAGCTCTCACGCACAATGACTCTGATCGGCAGCGTTCCGGTAACAGTTCTCTCTCACTGCCTGTGTCTgtatgtgcgtgtgtgtgtgtgtgtttttccgTTTCTTTGTTCGATTGCTTAGAAAGTTGACGAAATAGAAAGAAAACGGAAATGcggttttgggttttattgttcttgttgttttggattGTCTAAAACTGTAGAGGGTCGCGCAACTGGGTCAATCAGTCATGATGGGGCAAAGTTGATTCGAGGCAATTCATTTCTCTCAgtttggtttctgagaaaaccaaggaaatgaaaagagaaCACGTGTGTGTTTGTGGAAATTGTACAACTAAATTCGAGATTATCAGTTCACTAAATTTCACTATGtcctatttttattatttgcagttGGCTACTTCGGATCTTCAAATTGTGGATGGAGCTCGAAGGAGTTCGACGCTAATATGTGCGCCGGTAATGGCGGAAACAGTTGATCAGATGCTGATTCAGACGAGAAAGGCCAAGGAACTTGGGGCTGACCTTGTTGAGATTCGATTGGACTTCTTGAAGAACTTCAGTCCAAGACAGGATCTCGAAATCTTGATTAAACAGTGTCCTTTGCCCACTCTTATCACGTACAGGTAATGAATAATCATGAAATGTGTCCATTAGTTTATTGAATCTTCTTGTGCTAGCTTGATGCATATGCTGTTAGCTTGTGTTAGATAGGTAACCAAATTTCCCATCAGCCTAAATTTTAGGGACAATTGGTAACTCGCAACATGATTGAAAACTGTTGTCTAAAAGCAGAACTGTTATACAACTAGGATGACGtgacaagaaaaataaacaattagttttttttttttttacaaacccTTGTTTAttcaaatattgattttcactgtcacgtcGTCCCAATTGTATGGCAGTCGTATAGCAATCTAcaaaatagcattacttttgTCTGAAAGGTACTTTATTTGAATTTTGGGAAGCCCCTTTGACTATCTGTTGTCTGCTTTGGTTCTGAATCCTATAAATCTCCATGTTGTAATGAAAGTGGCATTGTAAATTTGTATGTGTTTTGGGTCCTCATCCTGGCCTCTGTCACGATCCTTCATTTCAGGGCCTGCAGGTCAGGGGGATGTTAGCTTGTGCTAGTCTATTTTCTGTCATCTTATTCTTTTGGTAAAATTAATTAGAAATTCATCCACAGTTATTTATTCTATATTTATGAGGTTTTGTGCTCTTGGTAGTAGCCAATTACAGGGCTCAAATAGTCTATATATTAAAACTTAGCTTCACTAAGTCATATAACTCTAGTGGACTTAATGAGTTGCAGACCCTAAATGATAGAAGTTTATTTTGTCAAGACCTaaatgtcttccttctttttttctttctacattACCTCAGCAACTAAAAGGGGCACTAGTAGTGGAAAGATTCAGAGAGCTGATAGTCAGAAGCCTAAGTAATATTGTTTCTAAGGGTCATAACAAGCACTAGATCACATTTCCAAATTTCCAGTCTTGGTATGTGGTGCCAGTAAAACACCATTTCACATCACGGTCTGATCATTCTAATTAAAAATAGTTCTTATTAAAAACTCCATTAATTTGCATTTTCTTATATAGACATCACATATTGACCATGTCAATGTAATGCCACATTCCTGTTGCTCTATGATTTACCATATAGGGACCCTTTAAGTAGTGAAATATCtctatcaaaatttttgttaatgagTGATCATATTAAAGACTTATTCTTTGACATTAAGCCCCCTCTATTtcatttctgattttttttcttaaaattatttatgatgtaatttttttgtcttttttctttttatcaaaccTTTAAAGTTCTTCTCTCATGTTATGTCTAACTTGGTAAGAATTTGTTCCAACATTCTGTGTCTTTTATAATAATACTTACTGTGATCCTTTAGACCAAAATGGGAAGGTGGTGAGTATGATGGTGATGAAAACAAGCGACAAACTGCATTACGTCTAGCCATGGAGTTGGGAGCAGATTATATTGATGTTGAGCTTAAGGTTTGTATCTCATCTATGTTCCATAAATTAGCTaagctatttttttcttttttcttttggcattaAGCCCCTCAATTCTTCGGCTATGGATATGATATATGAATTGGGAATATTTCTAGTTGTGATAATCATTACATGTGATTGAGAATACATCATTGAACTCCACATATTCCACACAGCCTATAATGGTGTTTAAACAGTTATTGCTTTTGGTATTGTAGATTTTCCTTGGCGATTCCAATGAACAACTTACTCAGACTTTTAAATTTGCCTCTTGAAGGTAGCACATGATTTCTACAATACCATTCAAGGGAAGAAACCTGAAAAGGTCAAAATAATTGTCTCTTCACACAACTATCAGAATACTCCATCTCTTGAGGAAATTGGCAATCTCGTGGCAAGAATACTGGCTACTGGAGCTGATATAGTGAAGGTTGCAACAACTGCAGTAGATATCACAGACTCTGCACGTATATTTCAAATTCTTGTGCATTCTCAAGTAAGTAACTTACACACTATATTCATGTTTAATGAACtttagtattctttttttttttttctaaagctAGAAATCTTTAAATCTTTTGAAGTTCTAAATTATTGAATGACACTTCGAATGAAATTGTAGGTCCCTATGATAGGAATTGTCATGGGTGAGAGGGGTTTCATTTCAAGAATTCTTAGTGCAAAATTCGGTGGCTTTCTCACATTTGGTTCGATTGAGGCTGGGGTGGTATCAGCTCCTGGGCAACCAAGTATAAAAGATTTATTGGATTTATACAATTTCAGATTGTTAGGGCCTGATACCAAAGTACATGGTGTTATTGGGAATCCTATTGGACACAGCAAAAGTCCTCATCTGTACAATCCAGCATTCAAGTCTGTcaattttaatggaatttatcTGCCTCTGTTGGTTGATAATGTcgcaaattttctcaagacatACTCATCTCCTGATTTTGTTGGATACAGGTAAAATATCATTTCAGAAACTTCAAAATAATTTGCACTATTCACTATATTTCAGTTGTATTGTCCTTTTTGTCGAACcataaatttcttcttttcacattcttgattttatttgtttaattcttTATGGATGAGCAGGTTGTTAGTCTTTGACTTCATTTTGAACTTATTAATGTAAATAATTGTAAATAACCATTTACTTGAAATGGTAAACTAGGCAGATTTTCAAGTTGCTATCTTTTATTAATGTAAATAATTGTTACTTGAAATGTAGTTATACAATTCCTCACAAGGAAGCTGGGTTTAATTGCTGCGATGAGATTGATCCAATTGCCAAGGTATCCAGTCATCTCTTTACTGCAGAATTCTAGTTATTTATTCCCACTGTACTGTTTGTCAATACAATCATCATCATGAATTTAAGTTtgtctggaaattattttttcttttctttttaaccatCTTTGCAGTGTCATGCATGttgaatttaatttctttttcaatttctgtTTCAGGAAATAGGAGCTATCAGTTGCATGATCAAGAGACCTGATGGGAACTTAATGGGCTACAATGTTGACTATCTTGGAGCCATTGCAGCTATCGAGGAAGGACTTAGAGGTTTTGAACATATTACAAGCtatgaaatattctattcaactTCAGTTGGTGGGTCAGGTTTTAACAACTCAACTTTCTATATGCAGCAAATGGTGCAAACGGCGCATCTGGTTCTCCCTTGGCTGGGAAACTGTTTGTCGTCATGGGTGCTGGTGGTGCTGGAAAAGCACTTGCTTTTGgtggaaaagaaaagggagcAAGAGTCGTAGTTGCCAATCGCACATATGGTGAGAAATCTTTACTTGGTGCTACAGTTATGgtttattttgtaattaatatgtatttgatgcacaATGATATCTGAGTTGAACTTTTAAGGGTGTCTTAGAGTTCCTCCATGAATCATCTCCAATTTCAGTTAAGAGCAGGCATATGCCAAACAATACCATAAACTCTGAGACtgcattatattttttgtttagttgggaaataatttttgtttcttctgaTTGCTAGACAAAGCCAAAAAACTTGCCAGTAAAGTTGGAGGAGAAGCTATAACTCTAGCCGACTTAGAAAATTTCCATCCAGAAGAAGGGATGATTCTTGCAAATACTACTTCTGTTGGAATGAAACCAAAAATTGAGGACACACCCCTTGCCAAGGTTTGCCTCCTTgtcattttcatattttatgcTCTGTCAGTGATGTAATGCAGGACAATGTTTCTTGGGAATTTCACTGTTGTCTTGCCAAAATTACTATTATgcataatttctctattttacttTTGATTCTCGTTTTTGAGTGGACTAGTGGGTACATATAATGGACTCGACTGTTTAGTTATATTGTTGAAATAATACTCTTCCAAAAATGCTAAGAAAATTATATGTTCAATCTGCAGCATTTACATACAAGCTCTTGTTTCCTTTAAAAGTTTGCTTCTTGAAATAACGTACAAAAATATCATATAGTCTAGTACATTTGTTTATCATGGTGCGTATTAACAGTTCATCTTCATGTGATGAGTAATTTGatacctttttctttctttgtcttgGCAGAAAGCTCTGAAACACTATTCTTTGGTTTTTGATGCCATTTACACACCAAAATTGACCAGACTCTTAAGAGAAGCACAAGAGTCTGGAGCCATTACTGTTTATGGGACAGAAATGTTCATTAACCAAGCATTTGTACAGTTTGAAAAGTTCAGTGGTTTGCCAGGTAAGATGAaccaaaaaaatcatcaaacctAGGATTCTCTGTATCAAAATCTACATATCTATGTATCTtcactcttttcttttatcttctcaTCATCTTTCCCTCAATTTTTCTTGCAGCACCAAAGCAACTGATTAGGGACACCTTGGCAAGAAACACATAAGAAGGAATATATCTGGTGACTCACTGCAGATGAACCTGTGTTTCTCCACCATAGCTATTTCATTTCAATTCCTAAATGTGCCATCAGCTGTTGCATTATTCTGTTGaaacaataaaattttcatttttgtttatgGAGTGACTTGTGATCATGAATTTCAAAAGTTGTCAAGCTTGCCTTATGCCGTGTATAGGCAAGCACAGATAGTAGGGCAGATTCACTAGAGAGGATTCATGTAGCCAATTCTAAATTTTTGGGACATGCTTTTCCAATCAAGTTTAGAATAGGATGGGGTCATTTGCCTCTCTTTTATTCAGATTGATTGTCCAATACGATATGGATTTCTGCTGTAGCTTCACCAGCTTGTCTAGAAGATAGGTTGAACCATGTCATGATTGAAGAAACTCATGATAAAATGTAAATTGTGGAAGAACagggaagaagaaaatataaaataacaaaaaagattTACGGGTGGTTCTGTGTTAGACATCTATACCTACCACTAGAGAAGAATCCAAAAGGGCTACATCTTGCTTTTATTCTTTGAtgaaatttacaatacaaaatactcctatttataggataaTTGGGGTAGGTGAAGATTATACAACTATATTAAGTGGAGATAATATCAAATCATATTTGAATACAATCAAATATCATTACCTAAAAGGTATGAGATTACAATCATATATTCCAacatccccctcaaactcaGGGTGAAATCTATGGaatcttgagtttttttttttttaataaaaaattaaaaaaattaatttattttattttgtggaaAGGAGATAAAGGTGGCCAGCAACAGTGGCTGGAAAATTGCAGTAGTTGGTGGCGGCCAGTGATGGTGGCTAGAAATGGTAGTGGTCGGCAACTTTGATCGAAGATaggcttttaaaatcaatagACCCAAAAAAAAGTCAAACAGTGGGACAAAAcagagccaactatgggccacaTGTGAGGGTCAACTTTGGTCGAAATGGATCGAAATGATGCAAACTATGAGTCTTAAAAAGTCCTAGGTCATTAAACAAGACCAACAAAAGCCAAATGATTTGGCCAACAAGGGGCCTAAAGATGGGCGACATGGGCCAAAGGCCACTTGGcccctattttcttttttcaaccaatttttttctttttcttccagcAGATAAATGACATGTCATTTAGGGGTCAAATCTGTTGAACCACCTAAACGACGTGTCATGCACAACAAAGAAGaacagttttttttgtttttttggaacaaGAGCTAAACCACATCTCGTTTAAGGGTCAAAATTGTTGAACCACCTAAACAACATGTCGTTTTTAAAATGATGAAGTCATCTAAATGACCTGTCTTTTAGAACATAGAAAGATGAAGTACCTAAACAACTTGTCATTTTGGTAGAAGCTTTTGGTGGCGCGTGTGGGTGCGTGAGACCTCCGTTGGGGCTAATTTTTATGGTGTTGTGTAGATCGGCCAATAATATTTCAATTGATGTGGTCAAAATCTTGATGGGATTCTTGGCAAACAAGAATCCAAGACAAAAAGGTTATTGCATGGTAGTGAAGAATCCCAAAAAAGGAGGCACTGCTGGGAAAATGAAGGAAACAATAATCCACATGGCCATTAGGATCGAACAccggctctaataccatgaagAAACTCTTAATAAAATGTAAATTGtggaagaaaggaaagaagaaaataataataataataatataatggaTTTACAGGTggttatttgaaaatatttaaaatacaaaagacTCGTATTTACAGGATAATTGGGGTATATGAAGATAATATAAGTATGGTAGGTAGAGATAATATCAAATTAGATTAGAATACAATCAAATATCATTACTTAAAATGTAGGAAATTATAATCAAATATGATTAcaatcatatattctaacaatgaTCTCCATAAATCCTAATAAGTAACTCAAAGACAGGGTTGAGTTGATATATTTTGAAGCTTAAGGCGACAAGTTTAAACAGGACCCTTtccttatatttaaatattaattaaataatatttattttaatattatacttttattaaaaaatcattattatcgCTTTTCGTGATGCAAATACCTAAATAagttttatattcaattttttctaatatcAACTAACTCATTTAATCTTTCCTGTGACGTTAATCTTAGGTAGGATTTTATCAAtattacttttgaaaagttttatttttttaattttaattttttatgtaaaaGCTATTGTAATAAGTATTGTTAATAAGATTCTATAAGCGATACATGCATTTAGAGGGAAAAaccaatatttttatataatttaatatgtAAATTCAAGCACGTTATTCTATTTgtaaaaattcttttgaaagttttagttctgaaataaatttaaaccatcaatcagttttgaatttggtttttttttttttttttttttttttttttaatattatcttattttaaataagggataattgcaccgttggtccctgtggtatgccataattatttttcactccctatggtttaaaaagttcatgggaggtccctgtgctatgcaataattacaaatcgatccctagcatcaaattctgttaaattttttaacagattccgtcaaatgccacgtcagcgtcgcgtgtcgccaataaaatggcgacacgtgtccatcttaataaaaaataaataaataaacttatttttttaaaaaatataaataaataaatgccatcttattggcgacacgtggcgctgatgtgtagagctaacagatttcgtcaaaatgatggacgaaaaatcgacccagggaataaaacgtaattattgcatagcacaggggcctccatgaactttttaaaccatatggagtgaaaaataattatggcataccacatggaccaacggtgcaattatctctttAAATAATGGAACAttcatcttcttagcattttttttttttctcattttgaaGGACGTGTATAGTGTATGAATGTTGGGATCCTGAATGTTGTTGGGTTGGACTGTTGGAGTATTAGAAGTTTTGAACGTGTGAAAGGAgatcaatgatttttttttcccccatgtTTTTAGCATTTAATGGctttaatattgtttgattcCCCTCTTTAATGCAACGTTGTTTCAAGAATAGAGTATTGGAGAATTAAAGTTTTAAAGAGAATCAAATTATATTAATGCTTTCTCTAATCACTTGTATACCCATAATTAAgagccttaattaaagaatatttactGTAATTATggctttaaatattttttatggaataaatatttattaagaaCTATTAATCGAATGCCTTATTAAATTAGGGGCATTAGGTGACCACTAATCGTTTAGCCGGCCCTATAGGAAGAtaaccataataaataatagggttaaatacacttaAACTCTCTGAACTACTAGCTATTCTCAAAAAAGTCTTACAAACTGATAGGTGTGACATTTAgatacatcaaactactatTTTGTAACAATTAAGCCCGTCTATTAGCCTTGACAGGTAGGTTGGATGGAAAAGTGGTCATGTCTTCCTAAAATATCTATATCGAGTATTGGGTTGCAAGGCCTCTTttacccaaaatacaaaaatattctttgaaaaaaattaaaattttgagaacattccaagaagagtaatgctacatacacACTGCCACTCTCACACTCCATGAAACATAATAGAAAAAGTGTGTGTAACATTATTCTTCtaagaataatagtaaattgAAGGGGTAAATGTAGTTAACGTGACGACAACAAATTatactataaaagaaaaagggtaaaTATACTTTAACCTCCTGAAATGACCATCCATTTCAAATTAACCTCACGAATTGACAAGTATAACACTTATATATAGCAAACTACTATTTTGTTGCAATTAAGTTCGTTCGTTAGCCTTAGCTgctaatttggatggaaaagtgGTGTCATCCTTCTTATAATACTTTTCATTtcttaaaaaccaaaataatacaaaactaaaaatttgaaattaaagaaaaaaaaaaaggaagaaaaaagaaaaagtagaacaCAACCCAAAGGATGGGGTAGTTTGCCACCCAAAATCGAGGAGATGGCCAGCAAGCCAGCCCCGTTTCCATTTGGGTGGCAGACCAccttctattttttatatttaaaaatgaatttaattttcttttattgattaataattgtacaaatttagtttttcaatGATAAAAATGAGAgtattataagaaaattttggtcaaatttgattttttttttcatctacgCTATTGGAGGGGCTTAGTTtcgacaaaataaaataaaataatttgatgtATCTAAGCCCTGTTACACATTACTGTCCCACATGAATGTcagtttaagagaataaaatgtatttaatcaaaaaaaaaaaaaaaaatcccctctcaaacaagaaaatttcacataaacCAAAGGCTGTCCTTTTCAcatcgaaagaaaaaaaaaaatctgcttcACTTTCTCTCTTCCCGCTACTCTTTCCCTCTCAACCCAAATTATAAACCACAGCTTCAAgtcctctctcactctctctctgcGTGGAATCGCTTTCTTCTCTGTAAGGTTAGGTTTTTTTGGAACTCTTCTTCTACATAAATGCCCTTCCTTTCGCAGTAATTTACTTGCATTTATGTTTCAATGTTAATCTTCTTTTTGTTCTCGTTCTCTTCCTAGGGTTTGtgttccttttatttatttttgtcgaATTTTATGTCTCTTTATGCGTTGTGTTTGTTTTATAATGTGCTTCAGGTATTGGGTGCAGATAATCTAGGGTTCTGATATATATGCACACTGTTTTTTGCTGTTTTGTTGTGTATGAACTTGTTTGGTAGGTGAGAGAATGGAGGGAAACGGATTTTCAGTTTATTGATAGTTTTGTTAGGCTTAGTTCAGGGGAACTTTGTCTTTTTTGGTTTCTGTCGGTAAGGGAGTAGAAGTTCTGATTCAGCATCTTGGTTATCTGATTTGTTTTCGTACACTTTCTGAGCCACCAAACAGAGTGTTTTTGCTTTCATGTGTAAGGTAGTTGTTATTCTGAAAATGGGTATGGCCTTTTGTTCTCATAAGTTGACTAGAATGTTTACGTGAGGGTCTTTAGGGCTGGATTTGCCTCCTTTCCTCTATGTGAATGTGacatttttccttatttttatctGAAGTTATATAACCGGAACCATTAAACATGTGACTTTTTTTTCCCTGGTTACTATTAACATTATGTTATTGTCTTTCTCTTTGGTAGTCATTAAGTGATACTGATTCATTGATTCATGTATCTCTATTTGGGTTTCAGGTCTGAAATCCAGGGTGTGAGGCTCTGGGGCTCAGATTGTACTGTGAATCACTGGGGTTGCTAAGAAACTTTTGGCTCTGAAGGGCCAATGTGTAGTGTCTAATCTGTTTAGTGGCTGTCGCTGCTTCATGTTGCTTTGGTGGTTGTTACTGGGATGGTGGGTGAGCTGCTATTtctgttttatatattaaattaattcaCAAACACACACGTCATGGGTATGTGTAGAGACATATTTGTTGATAACTACACATATTTGTTGATAACTACAGAATTGTTTGGTAGAATTTGACTGAGCTTGATGGCTCGTGCTCTTGTAGGATGAGGATTTTGGATGATTGTTGGATTGTGAAGAGACAGGGCAAGGGAATTTGCCCTTTTGTGGTTCATAtagtttattttatataatctaGGTGATTAATTCATTGAATTTCAAACCAATCATGGAGTGCAACAAAGATGAGGCCATCAGGGCTAAGGGGATTGCAGAGAAGAGGATGCAGAGCAGCGATTTTGAAG
Above is a genomic segment from Alnus glutinosa chromosome 12, dhAlnGlut1.1, whole genome shotgun sequence containing:
- the LOC133852474 gene encoding bifunctional 3-dehydroquinate dehydratase/shikimate dehydrogenase, chloroplastic-like, with the translated sequence MTLIGSVPLATSDLQIVDGARRSSTLICAPVMAETVDQMLIQTRKAKELGADLVEIRLDFLKNFSPRQDLEILIKQCPLPTLITYRPKWEGGEYDGDENKRQTALRLAMELGADYIDVELKVAHDFYNTIQGKKPEKVKIIVSSHNYQNTPSLEEIGNLVARILATGADIVKVATTAVDITDSARIFQILVHSQVPMIGIVMGERGFISRILSAKFGGFLTFGSIEAGVVSAPGQPSIKDLLDLYNFRLLGPDTKVHGVIGNPIGHSKSPHLYNPAFKSVNFNGIYLPLLVDNVANFLKTYSSPDFVGYSYTIPHKEAGFNCCDEIDPIAKEIGAISCMIKRPDGNLMGYNVDYLGAIAAIEEGLRANGANGASGSPLAGKLFVVMGAGGAGKALAFGGKEKGARVVVANRTYDKAKKLASKVGGEAITLADLENFHPEEGMILANTTSVGMKPKIEDTPLAKKALKHYSLVFDAIYTPKLTRLLREAQESGAITVYGTEMFINQAFVQFEKFSGLPAPKQLIRDTLARNT